One genomic region from Rosa rugosa chromosome 1, drRosRugo1.1, whole genome shotgun sequence encodes:
- the LOC133736760 gene encoding uncharacterized protein LOC133736760 isoform X1, translated as MSNGLTLCVIGLCVAILWMQVCRSVKFLVGGASLKVFHEMVSAGVEPNVHTYGALINGCGRAAEVAKAFGAYGILRSKALDKSKYMDGLRAVRKHIQKLEHDLELLKAHAKTKVEFSSNAIEETPEDIESVESGSSSNPNETMRTAKLDTLK; from the exons ATGAGTAATGGCTTGACTTTGTGTGTAATTGGATTATGTGTTGCTATACTTTGGATGCAGGTTTGCAGATCCGTGAAATTTCTAGTTGGTGGTGCTTCCTTGAAG GTCTTCCATGAGATGGTTAGTGCTGGAGTAGAACCAAATGTTCACACATATGGGGCACTGATTAATGGTTGTGGCAGAGCTGCGGAAGTGGCAAAGGCATTTGGTGCTTATGGGATATTGAGGTCTAAG GCTTTGGATAAATCGAAGTATATGGATGGCCTTCGAGCAGTAAGGAAGCACATTCAGAAGCTGGAACATGACCTTGAGTTGCTTAAAGCACATGCTAAAACAAAAGTTGAATTTAGTTCTAATGCTATTGAAGAAACTCCTGAAGATATTGAGAGCGTTGAGTCTGGGAGCTCCTCAAACCCCAATGAGACCATGAGAACAGCAAAGCTAGACACTCTTAAGTAA
- the LOC133736760 gene encoding uncharacterized CRM domain-containing protein At3g25440, chloroplastic-like isoform X2, with protein MVSAGVEPNVHTYGALINGCGRAAEVAKAFGAYGILRSKALDKSKYMDGLRAVRKHIQKLEHDLELLKAHAKTKVEFSSNAIEETPEDIESVESGSSSNPNETMRTAKLDTLK; from the exons ATGGTTAGTGCTGGAGTAGAACCAAATGTTCACACATATGGGGCACTGATTAATGGTTGTGGCAGAGCTGCGGAAGTGGCAAAGGCATTTGGTGCTTATGGGATATTGAGGTCTAAG GCTTTGGATAAATCGAAGTATATGGATGGCCTTCGAGCAGTAAGGAAGCACATTCAGAAGCTGGAACATGACCTTGAGTTGCTTAAAGCACATGCTAAAACAAAAGTTGAATTTAGTTCTAATGCTATTGAAGAAACTCCTGAAGATATTGAGAGCGTTGAGTCTGGGAGCTCCTCAAACCCCAATGAGACCATGAGAACAGCAAAGCTAGACACTCTTAAGTAA